In Streptomyces capitiformicae, one genomic interval encodes:
- a CDS encoding ArsR/SmtB family transcription factor — protein sequence MTITFRIPASGAELVGFSYSPSMEAVLSLHVLVEPKHHPVQHAWVRAMRRLSPALKREIDVFSFAFRSYFPEFFFPSPTGELLGFEDELRRLRSVDPELVRLEFAVALGGQPLGCGPGRNPAALNEPEVRRRLDEQAEAAGDQRLARLLLDEPASLLERFLKMLERYWEEAFSHEWQRIEPGLAESVAEAGCQIAEHGLYTLFRGLWPEVRSEPEAGRVWLERPHDHDIEITPEKQLVLAPSAYVWPHVRVNCDGPWPLGLVFPASSIVREARPRIPPARLTGILRALADDTRLRTLRLIAEQPRSTQELAPLVGITEAGLSKQLRLLSEAGLVERRREGYYVLYRLVPEQVAALAPSLEAFLHASDPTD from the coding sequence ATGACCATCACTTTCCGGATCCCCGCGTCCGGCGCAGAACTCGTCGGGTTCTCGTACTCGCCGTCGATGGAGGCGGTGCTGAGCCTGCACGTGCTGGTGGAACCCAAGCATCATCCCGTCCAACACGCCTGGGTACGGGCCATGCGCAGGCTGTCGCCGGCGCTGAAACGCGAGATCGACGTGTTCTCCTTCGCCTTCCGTTCCTACTTTCCGGAGTTCTTCTTCCCGTCGCCGACGGGTGAACTGCTCGGCTTCGAGGACGAATTGCGACGACTGCGCTCGGTCGACCCGGAGCTGGTACGGCTGGAGTTCGCAGTCGCGCTGGGTGGTCAGCCGTTGGGATGCGGGCCCGGCAGGAACCCCGCTGCCCTCAACGAACCCGAAGTCCGCCGTCGACTGGACGAGCAAGCAGAGGCAGCAGGCGATCAGAGGCTGGCCAGGCTGCTGCTCGATGAGCCTGCCTCACTGTTGGAGCGGTTTCTGAAGATGCTGGAGCGCTACTGGGAGGAAGCGTTCTCACACGAGTGGCAGCGCATTGAGCCGGGTCTCGCCGAAAGCGTCGCCGAGGCCGGTTGTCAGATCGCCGAGCACGGTCTGTACACCCTGTTCCGTGGCCTGTGGCCGGAGGTGCGCAGCGAACCCGAGGCCGGGCGAGTCTGGCTGGAGCGACCGCACGATCACGACATCGAGATCACGCCGGAAAAGCAGCTCGTCCTCGCCCCCAGCGCTTACGTATGGCCGCACGTTCGCGTCAACTGTGACGGCCCCTGGCCGCTCGGGCTGGTGTTTCCCGCGTCCTCCATCGTCCGGGAGGCCCGCCCGCGTATCCCCCCGGCGCGGCTGACGGGAATCCTCAGGGCACTGGCCGACGACACCCGCCTGCGTACCCTGCGGCTGATCGCCGAGCAGCCGCGCAGCACGCAGGAACTCGCCCCCCTCGTCGGAATCACCGAGGCCGGTCTCTCCAAGCAGCTGCGCCTGCTGAGCGAGGCAGGTCTGGTCGAGCGCCGCCGCGAGGGCTACTACGTGCTGTACCGGCTGGTCCCGGAGCAGGTGGCAGCTCTTGCCCCCAGCCTGGAGGCATTCCTGCACGCGAGCGACCCCACTGATTAG
- a CDS encoding AAA family ATPase: MTIRILPAVGDIDSAAALTTLLSQLADAEPAPPVSDSTALLDTLARLAAESLEELPEVVLVHERIGPVPALDLVRDLVLRFPAVGVVLVTSDTSTGVLTAAMDSGARGIVNLPLSYDALAERVQAAAAWSTGMRRHLGSGTPELYAGPGGTVVTVSGAKGGVGATVTAVQLALAARASGRTVALLDLDLQSGDVASYLDVQFRRSVADLAGITDINQRVLQEAVYAHDTGIALLLAPAEGERGEEVTDRVARQVLATLRSRHDVVIVDCGSQMNAATAAAVEMADQALLLVTPDVVAVRAAKRMVRLWDRLQIRKAEETLTVVNRHSRGTEIQPSLVEKVTGTRVARNAVPAAFKDLQSVVDAGRLQDLDARSSVKQALWSLAGELELVTAPESGGGGRRRRASADRGALVLRRKGGDRGSATLEFAGMFPLLLVVMTILWQAALYGYTYTLAGNAADEAARAATAAFAVDGDVAGACEAAGTANLPGAWSDTSINCAAEGPVMRAEVEANVPLFFPGFDAGWTVDGEAGAALEGDTE, from the coding sequence ATGACCATCCGCATCCTCCCCGCCGTCGGGGACATCGACTCGGCCGCCGCGCTCACCACTCTGCTCAGCCAGCTGGCCGACGCCGAACCGGCGCCGCCCGTGTCCGACTCCACCGCCCTGCTCGACACCCTCGCGCGGCTGGCCGCCGAGTCGTTGGAGGAGCTGCCGGAGGTGGTGCTGGTCCACGAACGGATCGGCCCCGTCCCCGCGTTGGACCTGGTCCGCGACCTGGTCCTGCGGTTCCCGGCGGTCGGCGTCGTCCTCGTCACCTCCGACACCAGCACCGGCGTCCTCACCGCCGCCATGGACTCCGGCGCCCGCGGCATCGTCAACCTCCCCCTCTCGTACGACGCCCTCGCCGAACGCGTCCAGGCCGCCGCCGCCTGGTCGACCGGGATGCGCCGCCACCTCGGCAGCGGTACGCCCGAGCTGTACGCGGGCCCCGGCGGCACCGTCGTCACGGTCAGCGGAGCCAAGGGCGGCGTCGGCGCCACGGTCACGGCGGTCCAACTCGCCCTGGCGGCACGGGCATCGGGCCGTACGGTGGCGTTGCTCGACCTCGACCTGCAGTCCGGGGACGTGGCCTCGTACCTGGACGTGCAGTTCCGCCGCTCGGTCGCCGACCTCGCCGGCATCACGGACATCAACCAACGGGTCCTCCAGGAGGCGGTGTACGCCCATGACACCGGGATCGCCCTGCTCCTGGCCCCCGCCGAGGGCGAACGCGGCGAGGAGGTGACGGACCGGGTCGCCCGCCAGGTCCTGGCCACGCTCCGCTCCCGCCACGACGTCGTGATCGTCGACTGCGGTTCGCAGATGAACGCGGCGACCGCGGCGGCCGTGGAGATGGCCGACCAGGCCCTGCTCCTGGTCACCCCGGACGTCGTCGCCGTCCGCGCCGCCAAACGCATGGTCCGCCTCTGGGACCGCCTCCAGATCCGCAAGGCCGAGGAGACGCTGACCGTCGTCAACCGCCACTCACGCGGTACGGAGATCCAGCCGTCGCTGGTCGAGAAGGTCACCGGCACGAGGGTCGCCCGCAACGCGGTACCCGCAGCCTTCAAGGACCTGCAGTCGGTGGTGGACGCGGGCCGTCTCCAGGACCTCGACGCCCGCTCCTCCGTCAAGCAGGCCCTGTGGTCGCTGGCGGGGGAGCTCGAACTGGTCACGGCTCCGGAGAGCGGTGGTGGCGGCCGCCGCCGCAGGGCCTCCGCCGACCGGGGCGCCCTCGTCCTCCGCCGCAAGGGCGGCGACCGCGGCTCGGCCACCCTCGAATTCGCCGGGATGTTCCCCCTGCTCCTGGTCGTCATGACGATCCTCTGGCAGGCCGCGCTCTACGGCTACACGTACACCCTGGCGGGCAACGCCGCCGACGAGGCCGCCCGCGCCGCCACGGCCGCGTTCGCGGTGGACGGCGACGTCGCGGGCGCCTGCGAGGCCGCGGGCACCGCCAACCTCCCCGGCGCCTGGAGCGACACCAGCATCAACTGCGCCGCCGAGGGCCCCGTCATGCGAGCCGAGGTCGAGGCCAACGTTCCTCTCTTCTTCCCTGGCTTCGACGCCGGCTGGACGGTCGACGGCGAGGCGGGCGCGGCGCTGGAGGGGGACACGGAATGA
- a CDS encoding DUF5936 domain-containing protein produces MTTTTMLPLLLAILMAVSVAGVLLGIRMIRAEAKLPSDLALALEVGATRVSKAGSAIDRLGMRFAPLVLRLMGPRRVEAKRRRIDMAGNPGGLTLNRYAARRAVYGFFGAFMGLVFLTSSRPLLAAGTFAFGLLAADAAIWQAIRERKDVIDRTLPDFLDVLAVVVSAGLGFRQALDRVAEKYEGPWADELRITLRQMDMGVSRRQAFDELRKRNSSEQVAQFVSALQQGEELGSPIAETLIQLAADMRRTDAQNARRRAARTIPKATLVTLVFMLPATMILIATGMFLGSGTNFGDILGR; encoded by the coding sequence ATGACCACGACAACGATGCTCCCCCTGCTTCTGGCCATCCTGATGGCCGTCTCGGTCGCGGGCGTCCTCCTCGGCATCCGCATGATCCGCGCCGAGGCGAAACTCCCGAGCGACCTGGCCCTCGCCCTGGAGGTCGGCGCCACCCGGGTGTCGAAGGCGGGCTCGGCGATCGACCGCCTGGGCATGCGCTTCGCCCCCCTCGTACTGCGCCTCATGGGCCCCCGCAGGGTCGAGGCGAAACGCCGTCGCATCGACATGGCGGGCAACCCCGGCGGCCTCACCCTCAACCGCTACGCCGCCCGCCGAGCCGTCTACGGCTTCTTCGGCGCCTTCATGGGCCTGGTCTTCCTCACCAGCTCCCGCCCCCTCCTGGCCGCCGGCACCTTCGCCTTCGGCCTGCTGGCGGCCGACGCGGCGATCTGGCAGGCCATCCGTGAACGCAAGGACGTCATCGACCGCACCCTCCCCGACTTCCTCGACGTACTCGCCGTCGTCGTGTCAGCGGGCCTGGGCTTCCGCCAGGCCCTGGACCGAGTGGCGGAGAAGTACGAGGGCCCCTGGGCCGACGAGTTGAGGATCACGTTGCGCCAGATGGACATGGGCGTAAGCCGCCGCCAGGCCTTCGACGAACTCCGCAAACGCAACTCCTCCGAACAGGTGGCCCAGTTCGTCTCGGCCCTCCAACAAGGCGAAGAACTGGGCTCCCCGATCGCCGAAACCCTGATCCAACTGGCCGCCGACATGCGCCGCACAGACGCCCAGAACGCCCGCCGCCGAGCCGCCCGAACCATCCCCAAGGCGACTCTGGTGACGTTGGTCTTCATGCTCCCGGCCACGATGATCCTCATCGCGACGGGCATGTTCCTCGGCTCTGGCACGAACTTCGGCGACATCCTGGGCCGCTGA
- a CDS encoding pilus assembly protein TadG-related protein, translating into MTLGRLRSDRGSTLPIYIWLTTILLFTALAFFAFAQAASARSGAQSAADAAALAAAQDARDELLLDLEDAIVAGDDWLDWLDLPDGALPADGATAAALELAAQNNSTLQGDAEQIEVNGNPGFQVSVVTDYTVGDSIIPGTESMTATAQAAAVIQPRCEFDVDADPTQPVQLDCDGETVDIDPEDFDPDTLPDASVMFSVYLAE; encoded by the coding sequence CTGACGCTTGGCCGACTTCGCAGTGACCGCGGCTCGACCCTTCCGATCTACATCTGGCTGACGACGATACTGCTCTTCACCGCGTTGGCCTTTTTCGCGTTCGCCCAGGCAGCGTCCGCCCGCAGTGGTGCCCAATCTGCGGCGGACGCTGCGGCGTTGGCTGCGGCACAAGATGCACGGGACGAGCTGTTGCTCGACCTGGAGGACGCCATCGTTGCCGGGGACGACTGGTTGGACTGGCTGGACCTGCCCGATGGAGCGCTCCCCGCTGACGGGGCCACCGCTGCGGCCCTGGAACTGGCTGCCCAGAACAACTCGACCCTTCAGGGCGATGCCGAGCAGATCGAAGTGAATGGCAATCCCGGCTTTCAGGTCAGCGTCGTAACGGACTACACCGTCGGCGACTCGATCATCCCCGGCACCGAAAGCATGACGGCCACTGCTCAGGCGGCCGCCGTCATTCAACCGCGCTGCGAGTTCGACGTGGACGCGGATCCCACGCAACCTGTGCAACTGGACTGCGACGGCGAGACCGTGGACATCGACCCCGAAGATTTCGATCCGGACACCCTGCCCGACGCATCCGTGATGTTCTCTGTGTATCTGGCCGAGTGA
- a CDS encoding response regulator, with protein sequence MPDQDQALRVLVADDNPVVRAGLAALLGTHPDIRVVAQATNGEEAVRDARRHAPDVTLLDVRMPGTDGLTALPELAALSPVMMLTYSTEPEVVAEALRRGASGYLVHGEFTAAELIKAVRDLREGRPTLSPSTGVSSSLGVSYKPSHKSHAPSSQLQPFMAQSNRPSFGLSSREVEVMDLIASGMNNRQIAATCFISEKTVKNHINHIFAKLHTSTRSEAIAHWLGTTREGWAR encoded by the coding sequence ATGCCTGACCAGGACCAGGCACTCCGCGTACTGGTGGCCGACGACAACCCGGTGGTCCGCGCCGGCTTGGCCGCCCTGCTCGGCACCCACCCCGACATCAGGGTCGTAGCCCAGGCGACGAACGGCGAGGAAGCGGTACGGGACGCGCGACGGCACGCCCCGGACGTCACCCTCCTCGACGTCCGCATGCCCGGCACGGACGGCCTCACCGCCCTCCCCGAACTGGCGGCGCTGTCCCCCGTGATGATGCTGACGTACAGCACGGAGCCCGAGGTAGTGGCCGAGGCCCTGCGCCGAGGCGCGTCCGGCTACCTGGTCCACGGCGAGTTCACGGCGGCCGAACTGATCAAGGCGGTACGGGACTTGAGAGAGGGCCGACCCACACTCTCACCCTCCACCGGTGTCTCAAGTTCGCTCGGCGTTTCCTACAAACCTTCACACAAAAGTCACGCCCCCTCTTCGCAGCTGCAACCATTTATGGCACAGTCCAATCGACCGTCTTTCGGCCTGAGTTCAAGGGAGGTGGAGGTGATGGACCTCATCGCATCCGGCATGAACAACCGTCAAATCGCCGCCACCTGCTTCATCAGCGAGAAGACCGTCAAGAACCACATCAACCACATCTTCGCGAAACTGCACACCTCCACCCGCAGCGAAGCCATCGCCCACTGGCTGGGCACGACCCGCGAGGGGTGGGCCCGATGA
- a CDS encoding TadE/TadG family type IV pilus assembly protein, whose protein sequence is MSKPTPARRWNDRGVSILEFAGFLPILLLVGMAAIQLGLIGYGISQAGSAARAAARAESLEPGAGAAAGVAAASAWLDPDVDPGGGGGDTTTATVTVTVPSVVPLLDPVTVERSVTMPNDTDED, encoded by the coding sequence ATCTCAAAGCCCACCCCTGCCCGCCGCTGGAACGACCGAGGCGTCTCCATCCTGGAGTTCGCCGGTTTCCTCCCGATCCTCCTGCTCGTCGGCATGGCGGCGATCCAGCTCGGCCTCATCGGCTACGGCATCAGCCAGGCCGGCTCGGCCGCCCGCGCCGCCGCCCGGGCCGAGTCGCTGGAGCCCGGCGCGGGCGCGGCCGCGGGCGTGGCGGCGGCGAGCGCGTGGCTGGACCCGGACGTCGACCCGGGCGGAGGCGGAGGCGACACCACCACCGCCACGGTCACCGTCACCGTCCCCTCAGTCGTCCCCCTGCTCGACCCCGTGACCGTGGAACGCAGCGTCACCATGCCCAACGACACCGACGAAGACTGA
- a CDS encoding OmpA family protein, with translation MATAPTPRATATLTATATLALLAALTLASPAHAADDPSEPPGTVTTSPPPEVDANSPGLKLAGGATLAPAKVLDIKSIVEDLGGEERREDTNENVTFALQAEVLFPKDSATLNPQARSRIQAIAEEIKTQNAGTVRVFGFTDDLGSYAHGLTLSKKRADAVHDVLAGDLGGNVTFEVRGYSEDYPIADNSTEEGRKKNRRVEISFPRTS, from the coding sequence ATGGCCACCGCCCCCACTCCCCGAGCCACCGCCACTCTCACCGCCACGGCAACCCTCGCCCTCCTGGCCGCCCTGACCCTCGCGAGCCCGGCGCACGCCGCCGACGACCCCAGCGAACCTCCAGGCACCGTCACCACCTCCCCACCCCCGGAAGTGGACGCGAACAGCCCGGGCCTGAAGCTCGCGGGGGGCGCGACGCTCGCTCCGGCGAAGGTTCTGGACATCAAGTCGATCGTGGAGGATCTCGGCGGCGAGGAGCGCCGGGAGGACACCAACGAGAACGTGACGTTCGCGCTGCAAGCGGAGGTGCTGTTCCCGAAGGACAGCGCGACGCTCAACCCGCAGGCCCGCTCCCGGATCCAGGCGATCGCGGAGGAGATCAAGACCCAGAACGCGGGCACGGTCCGCGTCTTCGGCTTCACCGACGACCTGGGCTCGTACGCCCACGGCCTGACCCTCTCCAAGAAGCGCGCGGACGCCGTCCACGACGTCCTCGCCGGCGACCTCGGCGGCAACGTCACCTTCGAGGTACGCGGCTACAGCGAGGACTATCCCATCGCCGACAACTCCACGGAGGAGGGCCGCAAGAAGAACCGAAGGGTGGAGATCTCCTTCCCGAGGACCTCTTGA
- a CDS encoding MFS transporter, whose amino-acid sequence MTLLKDRNFLLLFAGQGISRFGDGMFTATTAWLAWSLTHDPAAVALVTVAAYAPTFLATFVAASYADRYDRRRLMILTDILRAVLVAVAVGLFAFGSMSLTVLVAVTALLALVGAPFAPARNAIVPQIVPPALLQQANGLLQVAFRAAFFVGPLVLAPVLAVASLTTAVALNGLTFLLSAAAVAALRVHAPARRSQPTGLRSDLAAGLRAVRSEPDVLLVIVTFVLALTLTSGFLTVGLVALVGQGGEYGLLLGIAGLAEVAGALLLSRIPIRRLALVAMLAWALLGVFRLPLGLATSPVMAAALLALTGLASALTDIPLIALVQQRIPDSHLAKALGLWEAGIAGALAVSPFIASTTISLVGVRAAFMLSGAALVTLALVASTILAATTAKRPDRPDSRMGAPGRGRRRFIASPEERGPSTH is encoded by the coding sequence ATGACACTCCTGAAGGACCGGAACTTCCTGCTTCTCTTCGCCGGTCAGGGCATTTCACGTTTCGGTGACGGCATGTTCACCGCTACCACCGCCTGGCTGGCCTGGTCGCTCACCCATGATCCGGCGGCGGTGGCGCTGGTCACCGTGGCCGCGTACGCGCCGACATTTCTGGCGACGTTCGTTGCCGCTTCCTACGCCGACCGCTACGACCGGCGACGTCTGATGATCCTCACGGACATTCTCCGGGCGGTGCTGGTGGCTGTCGCCGTGGGCCTGTTCGCGTTCGGATCGATGAGCCTGACCGTGCTGGTAGCAGTAACAGCGTTGCTGGCCCTGGTCGGGGCCCCGTTCGCTCCCGCCCGCAACGCCATCGTGCCGCAGATCGTGCCGCCCGCTCTTCTGCAGCAGGCCAACGGACTGCTCCAAGTAGCCTTCCGCGCCGCCTTTTTCGTAGGTCCGCTGGTACTCGCGCCAGTGCTGGCCGTTGCTTCCCTGACGACCGCTGTGGCACTCAACGGACTGACCTTTCTGCTCTCGGCGGCCGCCGTCGCCGCCCTCCGGGTCCACGCTCCCGCCCGCCGCAGCCAGCCGACCGGGCTTCGCTCCGACCTGGCGGCGGGCCTCAGAGCAGTTCGGTCCGAGCCGGACGTACTGCTGGTGATCGTGACCTTCGTCCTCGCTCTCACCCTTACCAGCGGTTTCCTGACCGTCGGCCTGGTGGCCTTGGTGGGGCAGGGCGGCGAGTACGGTCTGCTGCTGGGCATCGCCGGGCTGGCGGAGGTTGCCGGAGCCCTCCTCCTTTCCAGGATTCCGATCCGCAGGCTCGCCCTGGTCGCCATGCTCGCCTGGGCCCTGCTGGGTGTCTTCCGACTTCCGCTGGGCCTGGCCACCTCTCCGGTCATGGCAGCCGCTCTGCTCGCGCTGACAGGGCTCGCCTCCGCGCTGACCGACATCCCACTGATCGCACTGGTACAACAGCGCATCCCGGACAGCCACCTCGCCAAGGCCCTCGGTCTGTGGGAGGCCGGCATCGCCGGCGCCCTCGCCGTCTCCCCGTTCATCGCGTCGACGACCATCTCCCTGGTCGGCGTGAGGGCCGCCTTCATGCTGTCGGGCGCCGCCCTGGTGACACTTGCCCTGGTGGCCTCCACGATCCTCGCCGCGACAACCGCCAAGCGGCCCGACCGGCCGGACAGCCGGATGGGTGCCCCAGGACGAGGCCGCCGCCGCTTCATCGCCTCGCCCGAAGAGCGAGGCCCTTCAACACACTGA
- a CDS encoding sensor histidine kinase, with protein MANTTDGPPTHAVLTAAVLGITIAYATLRDWDRFAPRLLAHPSLMALDLLFGAVLLLTASPASPLAYATVCTPLLAGLLYGWRGAGVFTGLQLAVLLTVHRAWDHRPGAGAGTLLVAGFCVAAGIIGVTLRNLMFRFGTATQALSEATSRLAVAEAVESERARLARELHDSVAKTLHGLALAADALATSADRSDPDPALLRQQATLVASAARRAAAESRDLLTDLRRHTDLTTTPPPADLLTQLTAKTTEFESRTAIPTLLTHKGMAEPPPLPPETTHHLLAIVSEALENTHRHANATRAEVTLTVAPTTLHLTIKDNGVGLPPSLTLEEAATSGHFGLLGMAERAERILGSLHLRSAPAGGMEVTVTLPLPAPPTSRAPQQEPTHA; from the coding sequence ATGGCCAACACCACAGACGGCCCCCCGACCCACGCCGTACTCACCGCCGCGGTCCTCGGCATCACCATCGCCTACGCCACCCTCAGGGACTGGGACCGCTTCGCCCCCCGCCTCCTCGCCCACCCCTCCCTCATGGCGCTGGACCTCCTCTTCGGCGCGGTCCTCCTCCTCACCGCCTCCCCGGCCTCCCCCCTCGCCTACGCCACCGTCTGCACGCCCCTCCTCGCCGGCCTCCTCTACGGCTGGCGCGGCGCCGGCGTCTTCACCGGCCTGCAACTCGCCGTCCTGCTCACGGTCCACCGCGCCTGGGACCACCGCCCCGGCGCAGGCGCCGGTACCCTCCTCGTCGCCGGCTTCTGCGTCGCGGCCGGCATCATCGGCGTAACCCTCCGCAACCTGATGTTCCGCTTCGGTACGGCCACCCAGGCACTCTCGGAAGCCACGTCCCGCCTGGCCGTGGCGGAGGCAGTCGAGTCCGAACGCGCCCGCCTGGCCCGAGAACTGCACGACTCGGTGGCGAAGACCCTGCACGGCCTGGCCCTGGCGGCAGACGCACTCGCCACCTCAGCGGACCGCTCCGACCCGGACCCGGCCCTGCTGAGACAACAGGCGACCCTGGTGGCATCGGCGGCCCGAAGAGCCGCCGCCGAATCCCGGGACCTCCTCACGGACCTACGCCGCCACACGGACCTGACGACGACGCCACCACCCGCAGACCTGTTGACCCAACTGACGGCGAAGACGACGGAGTTCGAGTCCCGTACTGCGATCCCCACCCTCCTGACCCACAAGGGCATGGCGGAACCCCCACCTCTCCCACCCGAAACGACCCACCACCTCCTGGCGATCGTCTCGGAAGCCCTGGAGAACACCCACCGCCACGCGAACGCGACGAGGGCGGAGGTGACGTTGACGGTCGCTCCCACCACGCTCCACCTCACGATCAAGGACAACGGTGTAGGCCTCCCGCCCTCGCTCACTCTCGAAGAAGCAGCCACATCCGGCCACTTCGGCCTCCTGGGCATGGCGGAACGTGCCGAACGGATACTCGGCAGCCTCCACCTGCGCTCAGCCCCCGCAGGAGGTATGGAAGTGACGGTCACCCTCCCCTTGCCGGCACCCCCCACCTCCCGAGCCCCCCAACAGGAGCCCACCCATGCCTGA
- a CDS encoding CpaF family protein has protein sequence MSLRSRIAAPDEGGTGREDGHLVAVYRAKLLEEIDLAEMSALTAADRRARLERVLGHIISREGPVLSSSERSQLIRRVVDEALGLGVLEPLLADASVTEIMVNGPDSIFVERAGRVEQLPIRFASTDQLMQTIERIVSTVNRRVDESNPMVDARLPTGERVNVIIPPLALTGPTLTIRRFPRAYTLPELIGLGSLDEQMLMLLAAFVRARFNVIVSGGTGTGKTTLLNALSGLIPPRERIITIEDSAELQLQQEHVIRLESRPPNIEGKGQITIRDLVRNSLRMRPDRIIVGEVRGGETLDMLQAMSTGHDGSLATVHANSAEDALMRLQTLGSMSEVLIPFEALKDQINSAVDVVAQLTRFADGSRKITEIALLVSHGREQFRIATVSRFVPAPLGADRVVHGRFEHLPIPRPVAEKLYVANEPLPPAYGVAEAIDVLNTRQAIG, from the coding sequence ATGAGCCTGCGATCCCGTATCGCCGCCCCCGACGAGGGGGGAACCGGACGCGAGGACGGACACCTCGTGGCCGTCTACCGCGCCAAGCTCCTCGAAGAGATCGACCTGGCCGAGATGTCGGCCCTGACGGCAGCCGACCGCCGCGCCCGCCTGGAACGCGTACTCGGCCACATCATCAGCCGAGAGGGCCCGGTCCTCTCCTCCTCCGAACGCTCCCAACTCATCCGCAGGGTCGTCGACGAGGCCCTCGGCCTCGGTGTCCTCGAACCCCTCCTCGCCGACGCGTCGGTCACCGAGATCATGGTCAACGGCCCCGACTCGATCTTTGTGGAGCGAGCCGGCCGAGTGGAGCAGCTCCCCATCCGCTTCGCATCGACCGACCAGCTCATGCAGACCATCGAACGCATCGTCTCCACGGTGAACCGAAGGGTCGACGAGTCCAACCCCATGGTCGACGCCCGCCTCCCCACCGGCGAACGCGTCAACGTCATCATCCCCCCGCTCGCCCTCACCGGCCCGACCCTCACGATCCGCCGCTTCCCCCGCGCGTACACGCTCCCCGAACTCATCGGCCTGGGCTCCCTCGACGAGCAGATGCTGATGCTCCTCGCCGCCTTCGTACGCGCCCGCTTCAACGTGATCGTCAGCGGCGGTACCGGCACCGGAAAGACAACTCTCCTCAACGCTCTCTCCGGCCTGATCCCGCCCCGCGAACGCATCATCACCATCGAGGACTCCGCCGAACTCCAGCTCCAGCAGGAGCACGTCATCCGCCTGGAGTCCCGCCCCCCGAACATCGAGGGCAAGGGCCAGATCACCATTCGCGACCTGGTCCGCAACTCCCTCCGTATGCGCCCCGACCGCATCATCGTCGGTGAGGTCCGCGGCGGCGAGACCCTCGACATGCTCCAGGCGATGTCGACGGGCCACGACGGCTCCCTCGCCACCGTCCACGCCAACTCCGCCGAGGACGCGCTCATGCGTCTCCAGACCCTCGGCTCGATGTCCGAGGTCCTCATCCCGTTCGAGGCCCTCAAGGACCAGATCAACTCGGCGGTGGACGTGGTCGCCCAGCTCACCCGTTTCGCCGACGGCTCCCGCAAGATCACCGAGATCGCGCTGCTCGTCTCGCACGGCCGCGAACAGTTCCGCATCGCCACGGTCTCCCGCTTCGTCCCGGCCCCCCTCGGCGCCGACCGCGTCGTCCACGGCCGCTTCGAACACCTCCCGATCCCCCGTCCCGTCGCGGAGAAGCTGTACGTCGCCAACGAGCCCCTGCCCCCCGCGTACGGCGTGGCGGAGGCCATCGACGTACTCAACACGAGGCAGGCCATCGGATGA
- a CDS encoding type II secretion system F family protein, whose product MNNPTLLALGATVLCCTLAVAGVHTYASGRAQRQALVDRLAGTPGGPLRTAAGRVRRFTAVDRRLRRTRLGRAIHLRLTTTGLDLTAGEFATYVAMIVIALWLIAAATLAPFFGPIAGAVGVWSAAIFLNWQRQKRIEAFINQLPDVARLLANATAAGLALRTALAMAAEELEAPAGEELARVADQLSLGRSVDDALGELAERLPSRELIVLVTTLVLSNKAGGSVVSSLRNLTQTLEDRKETRREVRTMLSEVNATAFTVPLLGLGSLLLINSSNDGALARVTGSPLGQVLVLVSIGLYTVGFFVIRRLGKIEV is encoded by the coding sequence GTGAACAACCCCACCCTCCTGGCCCTCGGCGCCACCGTCCTGTGCTGCACCCTCGCCGTGGCCGGCGTGCACACGTACGCCTCCGGCCGCGCCCAGCGCCAGGCCCTGGTCGACCGCCTGGCCGGCACCCCGGGCGGCCCCCTGCGTACGGCGGCGGGTCGCGTACGACGCTTCACGGCCGTCGACCGCCGTCTGCGCCGCACCCGCCTCGGCCGTGCGATCCATCTGCGCCTGACGACGACCGGACTCGACCTGACGGCGGGCGAGTTCGCCACGTACGTCGCCATGATCGTGATCGCCCTGTGGCTGATCGCGGCGGCGACCCTCGCCCCCTTCTTCGGCCCGATCGCCGGCGCGGTGGGCGTCTGGAGCGCGGCCATCTTCCTCAACTGGCAACGCCAGAAACGCATCGAGGCCTTCATCAACCAACTCCCGGACGTGGCCCGCCTCCTCGCCAACGCCACCGCCGCCGGCCTCGCCCTCCGTACGGCTCTGGCGATGGCGGCGGAGGAGCTGGAAGCCCCCGCGGGCGAGGAGTTGGCCCGAGTGGCGGACCAACTGTCCCTCGGCCGCTCCGTGGACGACGCCCTCGGCGAACTCGCCGAACGCCTCCCCTCCCGCGAACTGATCGTCCTGGTCACCACCCTCGTCCTCTCCAACAAGGCGGGCGGCTCGGTAGTCAGCTCACTCCGAAACCTCACCCAGACCCTGGAGGACCGGAAGGAAACCCGCCGAGAGGTGCGCACGATGCTCTCGGAGGTCAACGCGACGGCGTTCACGGTCCCGTTGCTGGGCCTCGGCTCCCTCCTCCTGATCAACTCCTCGAACGACGGCGCCCTGGCCCGGGTGACCGGCTCCCCCCTCGGCCAGGTCCTCGTCCTGGTCTCGATCGGCCTCTACACGGTCGGCTTCTTCGTCATCCGCCGCCTCGGCAAGATCGAAGTATGA